The proteins below come from a single Bartonella schoenbuchensis R1 genomic window:
- the rpsP gene encoding 30S ribosomal protein S16, with the protein MALKIRLSRGGSKKRPYYHIVVADVRSPRDGRFLERVGAWNPMLPKDQQRVKLNEERIQYWLGQGAQPTDRVLRFLDAAGLKKRPARNNPHKGEPGKKAQERAAAAKQAAEEASASIAEETVSEEVAVSQEDAVSKEAAVSGEA; encoded by the coding sequence ATGGCATTAAAAATTCGTTTGTCTCGTGGGGGCTCAAAAAAGCGTCCTTATTACCATATTGTTGTTGCGGATGTGCGTAGTCCGCGCGATGGGCGTTTTCTTGAGCGTGTTGGTGCGTGGAACCCCATGTTGCCTAAAGATCAACAGCGTGTAAAGCTAAACGAAGAACGTATTCAATATTGGCTTGGTCAGGGTGCTCAGCCGACAGATCGTGTTTTGCGGTTTTTAGATGCTGCTGGTTTGAAAAAACGCCCAGCACGTAATAACCCACACAAAGGTGAGCCTGGTAAAAAAGCACAAGAACGTGCTGCAGCAGCAAAGCAAGCTGCTGAAGAAGCATCAGCTTCAATTGCTGAAGAAACTGTATCAGAAGAAGTAGCTGTATCGCAAGAAGATGCTGTATCAAAAGAGGCGGCTGTATCAGGAGAAGCATAG
- the purH gene encoding bifunctional phosphoribosylaminoimidazolecarboxamide formyltransferase/IMP cyclohydrolase — protein MAAISKNYSAPDLHQVRRALLSVSDKTGLVEFAQALHAYGIELISTGGTSKALKDAGLPVKDVAEVTGFPEIMDGRVKTLHPLIHGALLGIRKDPDHAAAMEEHGICGIDLVVVNLYPFEATIQSGADSQTILENIDIGGPAMIRAAAKNHAYTGVVTSVCDYDLVLDELKKHNGCLSFLLRRQLAARAYEHTASYDAVIAAWFAQDLKVEMPSWQNFSGHLDSVMRYGENPHQRAAFYHTRDKRFGVATATLLQGKELSYNNMNDADAAFELVAEFDPCRTAAVAIIKHANPCGVAEGQSLKEAYLNALRCDNISAFGGIVALNRPLDEECAGEIVKLFTEVIIAPDATMGAREIIAQKKNLRLLITGGVPNPRSEGLIFKTLSGGVLVQSRDNAVVEDLKLQVVTKRAPSQDEMRDLQFAFRVVKHVKSNAIVYAKNSATVGIGAGQMSRLDSAKIAVHKAEENAKGMGLTEPLTKGSVVASDAFFPFADGLLSAAEAGVSAVIQPGGSMRDKEVIAAADAHNLAMVFTGVRHFRH, from the coding sequence ATGGCTGCTATTTCAAAAAATTATTCTGCGCCTGATCTTCATCAGGTTCGTCGTGCTCTTCTTTCTGTTTCTGATAAAACTGGTTTGGTGGAGTTTGCACAAGCGCTTCACGCTTATGGGATTGAGCTGATTTCAACGGGGGGGACATCCAAAGCATTAAAGGATGCTGGTTTACCGGTAAAAGATGTTGCTGAGGTAACAGGATTTCCGGAAATTATGGATGGGCGTGTTAAAACACTCCACCCATTAATTCATGGTGCTTTATTGGGCATTAGAAAAGACCCAGACCATGCAGCTGCTATGGAAGAACATGGTATTTGTGGGATTGATCTTGTTGTGGTTAATTTATATCCTTTTGAAGCAACAATTCAATCGGGGGCAGATTCACAAACGATTCTTGAAAATATTGATATTGGTGGCCCAGCGATGATTCGCGCAGCGGCTAAGAACCATGCTTATACGGGTGTTGTGACATCAGTTTGTGATTATGATTTGGTTTTGGATGAATTAAAGAAACATAATGGGTGTTTAAGCTTTTTATTGCGTCGTCAATTAGCAGCACGTGCTTATGAGCACACAGCTTCCTATGATGCAGTAATAGCGGCTTGGTTTGCACAAGATTTAAAAGTTGAAATGCCATCTTGGCAGAATTTTTCCGGTCATCTTGATAGTGTGATGCGTTATGGGGAAAATCCGCATCAACGGGCAGCGTTTTATCATACGCGTGATAAACGTTTTGGGGTTGCAACCGCAACGCTTTTACAGGGTAAAGAACTTTCTTATAATAATATGAATGATGCAGATGCAGCATTTGAGCTTGTGGCAGAATTTGATCCTTGTAGAACCGCTGCTGTTGCTATTATTAAACATGCCAATCCTTGTGGTGTTGCAGAAGGGCAGAGTTTAAAAGAAGCTTATTTAAATGCTTTAAGATGTGATAACATATCAGCATTTGGTGGGATTGTTGCTTTAAATCGCCCTTTAGATGAAGAGTGTGCAGGAGAGATTGTTAAGCTTTTTACGGAAGTAATTATTGCTCCTGATGCGACAATGGGGGCACGTGAAATCATTGCACAGAAAAAAAATCTCCGCTTATTGATAACGGGGGGGGTGCCTAATCCACGTTCTGAAGGGCTGATTTTTAAAACACTTTCAGGGGGAGTTTTAGTACAGTCGCGTGATAATGCGGTGGTTGAGGATTTAAAACTCCAGGTGGTAACGAAGCGGGCACCAAGCCAAGATGAGATGCGTGATCTTCAGTTTGCGTTTCGTGTTGTTAAACATGTTAAGTCAAACGCTATTGTTTATGCAAAAAACAGTGCAACAGTGGGTATTGGTGCTGGCCAAATGAGCCGTCTTGATTCAGCTAAAATTGCAGTTCATAAAGCTGAAGAAAACGCAAAAGGAATGGGTTTAACAGAGCCTTTAACCAAGGGATCTGTTGTTGCATCAGATGCGTTTTTTCCCTTTGCTGATGGTTTATTGTCAGCTGCTGAAGCTGGTGTGAGTGCAGTTATTCAACCAGGTGGGTCAATGCGCGATAAGGAAGTTATTGCAGCGGCTGATGCGCATAACTTGGCAATGGTTTTTACAGGTGTGCGCCATTTTCGCCATTAA
- the htpX gene encoding zinc metalloprotease HtpX translates to MNILRTTMLVAFMTALFMGVGYLIAGSNGMVIALLMAGGLNFFSYWNSDKIVLRMYGAREVDQRSAPVYYKIVRELAQRASLPQPKVYIIDSGQPNAFATGRNPHNAAVVASTGLLERLSLEEIAGVMAHELAHIQHRDTLIMTLSATIAGAISMLGNFALLMGGQRSSSEHSHGAGVLGSLIALFVAPFAAMLVQMAISRTREYAADRRGAEICGNPLWLASALSKIAGGGHMVHNEQAEHNRATAHMFIVNPLKGEGADSLFSTHPATTNRIAALYKQAEEMNIFKAKNIKEGKKSMFGEKVSGLDLENEDLNFSAQNDALNHQERGAFRRTTDRPSWLRHQNFKKPRS, encoded by the coding sequence ATGAATATCCTGCGCACAACAATGCTTGTGGCTTTTATGACTGCACTTTTTATGGGAGTTGGTTATCTTATTGCAGGAAGCAATGGTATGGTTATTGCGCTTTTGATGGCAGGGGGCTTAAACTTTTTTTCTTATTGGAATTCAGATAAAATAGTTTTGCGTATGTATGGTGCGCGTGAAGTGGATCAGCGTTCGGCACCCGTTTATTATAAGATTGTGCGTGAATTGGCGCAAAGAGCTTCTCTTCCACAACCGAAGGTCTATATCATAGACAGTGGGCAACCCAATGCTTTTGCTACAGGACGCAATCCGCACAATGCAGCTGTTGTTGCAAGTACAGGGCTGTTAGAGCGGTTAAGTCTAGAAGAAATTGCTGGGGTCATGGCTCATGAGTTAGCGCATATTCAACATCGTGATACGTTGATTATGACTCTTAGCGCAACAATTGCAGGGGCAATTTCTATGCTTGGTAATTTTGCTTTATTGATGGGGGGGCAGCGTTCTTCTTCAGAGCATTCGCATGGTGCTGGGGTGCTTGGTAGTCTTATTGCTCTGTTTGTGGCGCCTTTTGCAGCTATGTTGGTGCAAATGGCTATTAGCCGTACACGTGAATATGCTGCTGATCGACGTGGAGCTGAAATATGCGGTAATCCCTTATGGTTGGCTTCAGCTTTGAGTAAAATTGCAGGTGGGGGACATATGGTGCATAATGAACAGGCAGAGCATAATCGGGCAACGGCTCATATGTTTATTGTTAATCCTTTGAAAGGTGAGGGAGCAGATAGCCTTTTTTCTACTCATCCAGCGACTACAAATCGTATTGCGGCTCTTTATAAGCAAGCTGAGGAAATGAATATATTCAAAGCCAAGAATATAAAAGAAGGTAAAAAGAGTATGTTTGGTGAAAAGGTGAGCGGTTTAGATTTAGAGAATGAAGATTTAAATTTTAGTGCTCAAAACGATGCTCTTAATCATCAGGAAAGGGGTGCTTTTCGGCGTACAACAGATCGTCCTTCTTGGCTTCGTCATCAGAATTTTAAAAAGCCTCGGTCATAG
- a CDS encoding SURF1 family protein — MTKMKQSPTESHNKNISFFSILLGILCISFFLLFSALGVWQMQRLNWKTNLIASANQRIHLPPIKAPSQDQWEHVTFDKDEYRPVTLTGKLLTDNNILITALTQDATGYWVLTPLQTADNTLTFVNRGFIPMDARHHFEQENTPPHPHSSTNTEQTTITGFLRMSEGEGIFPRKNNPDQNLWYTRQLPAMAQKLGLSNVAPYFIDVTQKIATQGNLPIVGLTVVHFNNNHLSYALTWFILAAGVLGASFFLLSKYNN; from the coding sequence ATGACTAAAATGAAACAATCTCCAACAGAATCACACAACAAAAATATAAGTTTTTTTTCTATTCTGCTTGGCATTTTATGTATAAGCTTTTTTTTGCTTTTCAGTGCACTAGGCGTCTGGCAAATGCAACGGCTAAACTGGAAAACGAATCTTATTGCCAGTGCTAATCAGCGCATTCATTTACCCCCCATCAAAGCTCCCTCCCAAGATCAATGGGAGCATGTTACTTTTGATAAAGATGAATATCGCCCCGTCACACTTACCGGAAAGCTCTTAACAGACAACAATATTCTTATAACAGCCCTCACTCAAGATGCCACTGGTTATTGGGTTTTAACACCCTTACAAACAGCAGATAATACTCTAACCTTTGTAAACCGTGGTTTCATTCCTATGGATGCACGCCACCACTTTGAGCAAGAAAACACCCCACCTCATCCCCATTCTTCCACGAATACAGAGCAGACTACGATCACCGGTTTTTTACGTATGAGCGAAGGAGAGGGAATATTTCCACGCAAAAATAACCCTGATCAAAATCTCTGGTATACACGCCAACTCCCCGCCATGGCCCAAAAGCTAGGGCTTTCCAATGTAGCCCCTTATTTTATTGATGTTACACAAAAAATAGCCACACAAGGAAATCTTCCTATTGTCGGTCTAACAGTTGTGCATTTTAACAATAATCACCTTAGCTATGCTCTCACATGGTTCATTTTAGCAGCTGGTGTTTTGGGTGCATCTTTTTTTCTGCTTTCAAAATATAATAACTAA
- a CDS encoding DUF1674 domain-containing protein codes for MDQKDKAIKQDATKQNAASLKQRPLPPEAQRALKEAAQRRKQALHEKMPLENGGRGGKDPARYGDWEIKGRAIDF; via the coding sequence ATGGACCAAAAAGACAAGGCGATAAAACAAGATGCAACAAAACAAAATGCAGCTTCCCTTAAGCAGCGCCCCCTTCCCCCAGAAGCACAACGTGCCCTCAAAGAGGCTGCACAAAGACGTAAACAAGCACTCCATGAAAAGATGCCTTTGGAAAATGGTGGGCGCGGCGGAAAAGACCCAGCACGCTATGGAGACTGGGAAATTAAAGGCCGCGCTATTGACTTTTAA
- a CDS encoding RsmB/NOP family class I SAM-dependent RNA methyltransferase, giving the protein MQNKKAGCMSEKNIPGLVVRQVCARLLGVVLDKHKSLSGLTDHEYGHPHYLKLSHRDRLLCRAILMAALRHRGQITAALSRFLKRPLPLQALSLQHLLHISAAQILYLDIPDHAAIDLAVQMAKIDPRTRRFSGLVNAILRNFAREAVCLRVQEPTIKDVPAWFGQLLVSTYGVDKAHQILAIQNNAPSLDLTVKSDSIGWAKRLGGVVLPNGSIRLGALDGSVVNLPGYAQGAWWVQDFAAALPACLLGDIRGKRVVDFCASPGGKTAQLALQGADVTAVESSANRLERLKENMERLHLSAHYWTGDMRDFYSEQLFDAVLLDAPCSSTGTIRRHPDILWTKSSDDITKLAAVQYDLLLAAIAFVKKGGCIIFSNCSLARQEGEDLIKKILSTRDDIILEPILAEEMGSMKHLLSSDGTLRTTPADCCYDNCDVEDPLLFGMDGFFAARLRKVA; this is encoded by the coding sequence GTGCAAAATAAAAAAGCGGGATGTATGTCTGAAAAGAATATTCCGGGATTAGTTGTTCGCCAAGTTTGTGCCCGTCTTTTAGGTGTGGTGCTTGATAAGCATAAGTCTCTTTCTGGTTTGACCGATCATGAATATGGACATCCACATTATTTAAAGCTTTCACACCGTGATCGCCTGTTATGTCGGGCTATTTTAATGGCGGCTTTGCGTCATCGAGGTCAGATTACAGCTGCTTTATCGCGTTTTTTAAAACGGCCTTTGCCACTTCAAGCATTGTCGCTTCAGCATCTTTTACATATCAGTGCAGCACAAATTCTTTATCTTGATATTCCTGATCATGCGGCGATTGATTTGGCGGTGCAAATGGCTAAAATTGACCCACGTACACGCCGCTTTTCAGGGTTAGTGAATGCTATTTTACGTAATTTTGCACGTGAGGCGGTGTGTTTGCGTGTGCAAGAGCCAACCATTAAAGATGTTCCAGCTTGGTTTGGGCAGCTTTTGGTGTCAACATATGGGGTTGATAAGGCGCATCAGATTTTAGCGATACAAAATAATGCACCATCGCTTGATTTGACTGTAAAATCAGACAGTATTGGTTGGGCAAAGCGGCTTGGGGGTGTTGTTTTGCCTAATGGTTCAATTCGGCTTGGCGCTTTGGATGGTTCTGTGGTTAATTTACCAGGATATGCGCAAGGGGCTTGGTGGGTTCAAGATTTTGCAGCAGCATTACCTGCTTGTTTGTTAGGAGATATTCGTGGCAAACGGGTTGTTGATTTTTGCGCAAGCCCTGGTGGGAAAACGGCTCAATTGGCTTTGCAAGGGGCAGATGTGACAGCTGTTGAGAGTTCGGCTAATCGGTTAGAGCGTTTAAAAGAAAATATGGAACGTCTTCATTTGTCAGCCCATTATTGGACTGGTGATATGAGAGATTTTTATTCTGAGCAGCTTTTTGATGCGGTTCTTCTTGATGCACCTTGTTCTTCTACGGGGACGATACGCCGTCATCCAGATATTTTATGGACTAAATCGTCTGATGATATCACCAAATTAGCGGCTGTGCAGTATGATCTTCTTTTGGCAGCAATTGCTTTTGTAAAGAAGGGTGGGTGCATTATTTTTTCTAATTGTTCATTGGCAAGACAAGAGGGGGAAGACCTTATTAAAAAGATTTTGTCTACGCGTGATGATATTATTTTAGAACCCATTTTAGCAGAAGAGATGGGTTCTATGAAGCATTTGCTCTCTTCTGATGGTACTTTGCGCACAACGCCTGCTGATTGTTGCTATGATAATTGTGATGTTGAAGACCCGCTGTTATTTGGAATGGATGGTTTTTTTGCAGCACGTTTACGCAAGGTGGCTTAA
- a CDS encoding DUF1127 domain-containing protein, producing the protein MNILQSFGSWRRYRRTVKALNNLSTYELNDLGINRGDIRSIAWRFSRKSL; encoded by the coding sequence ATGAACATTCTACAGTCTTTTGGTTCTTGGCGCCGTTATCGTCGGACAGTTAAGGCATTAAATAATCTTTCAACATATGAACTTAATGATCTTGGTATTAATCGGGGTGATATTCGTTCAATTGCGTGGCGTTTTTCGCGCAAATCTCTTTGA